In the genome of Rhizobium etli 8C-3, one region contains:
- the ilvA gene encoding threonine ammonia-lyase yields the protein MTVKRQDVDRAEEALRSLFPATPLQLNDHLSARYDAEIWLKREDLSPVRSYKIRGAFNFFRKAIAEGSGERLFICASAGNHAQGFAFVCRHFGVQGVVFMPVTTPQQKIDKTRMFGAEFITIKLYGDFFDQCYQAARVHAEVAGGVMVPPFDHEDIIEGQATVAAEIMQQLPEGRVPDMLVLPVGGGGLAAGITGYLKGSLPNSAFVFTEPAGAPSLKRSIEAGEVVTLSKVDNFVDGAAVARIGDLNFAALKSFAAGQVMLMPENAICVTISEMLNVEGVVLEPAGALSLTAIAAMDPHAIRGKTIVAVVSGGNFDFERLPDVKERAMRYAGLKKYFILRLPQRPGALRDFLNLLGPDDDIARFEYLKKTARNFGSVLIGIETKAPENFATLISNFEKAGMGFEDITENDILANLII from the coding sequence ATGACCGTCAAAAGACAGGATGTAGATCGCGCGGAAGAGGCGCTGCGCAGCCTCTTTCCGGCAACGCCGCTGCAGCTCAACGACCATCTTTCGGCGCGCTACGATGCTGAAATCTGGCTGAAGCGGGAGGATCTGTCGCCCGTCCGTTCCTACAAGATCCGCGGCGCCTTCAATTTCTTCCGCAAGGCGATTGCCGAAGGGAGCGGCGAGCGACTTTTCATCTGCGCATCGGCGGGCAACCATGCGCAGGGCTTTGCCTTTGTCTGCCGCCATTTCGGCGTTCAGGGCGTCGTCTTCATGCCAGTGACGACGCCGCAGCAGAAGATCGACAAGACGCGCATGTTCGGCGCCGAGTTCATCACCATTAAGCTTTACGGTGATTTCTTTGACCAGTGTTATCAGGCCGCGCGCGTCCATGCGGAGGTGGCCGGAGGCGTCATGGTGCCGCCCTTCGACCATGAGGACATCATCGAGGGGCAGGCAACGGTTGCAGCCGAAATCATGCAGCAGCTGCCGGAGGGCAGGGTGCCGGACATGCTGGTCCTGCCGGTCGGCGGCGGCGGGCTTGCTGCGGGCATTACGGGCTATCTCAAGGGCTCGCTCCCGAATTCCGCCTTTGTCTTCACCGAGCCGGCAGGCGCGCCTAGTTTGAAACGGAGCATCGAGGCCGGCGAAGTGGTGACGCTTTCCAAGGTCGACAATTTTGTCGATGGCGCGGCCGTTGCCCGAATCGGCGACCTGAATTTCGCAGCACTCAAAAGCTTTGCAGCCGGGCAGGTCATGCTGATGCCGGAGAACGCCATCTGTGTGACGATCTCGGAAATGCTTAATGTCGAGGGCGTCGTGTTGGAGCCCGCAGGGGCTTTGTCTTTGACAGCGATCGCGGCGATGGACCCGCACGCCATCCGCGGCAAGACGATCGTGGCCGTCGTCTCCGGTGGCAATTTCGACTTCGAGCGGCTGCCCGACGTCAAGGAGCGCGCGATGCGTTACGCCGGGCTGAAGAAATACTTCATCCTGCGGCTGCCGCAGCGCCCGGGCGCCCTTCGCGATTTCCTCAATCTTTTGGGGCCTGACGACGACATCGCCCGCTTCGAATACCTGAAGAAGACTGCACGCAACTTCGGCTCCGTCCTGATCGGCATCGAAACCAAGGCGCCGGAGAACTTCGCCACGCTGATTTCGAATTTCGAAAAGGCCGGCATGGGCTTCGAGGACATCACTGAAAACGACATCCTCGCCAACCTCATCATTTGA